From the Thermodesulfovibrio thiophilus DSM 17215 genome, the window CTCATAGAGTACTTGGAATCAGGTTTCCTTGAGCTTTTCTGTTTCTTCCTGTTCAGTTTTGCAATCAATACACAGATCTGTAACAGGCCTTGCCTCAAGTCTTTCAATTGGGATTTCTGCTCCACAGGATGAACATATTCCATAAGTATCATTGTCTATTTTTTCTATTGCCTTATCAATTTTTTTAAGAAGTTTCCTTTCTCGATCTCTAAGTCTCAGAAGAAAGCTTCTATCAATTTCCTGAGAGGCTATATCTCCAATCTCAGACAAATTATTTTCTGATGGAAGATTTGAAATCATTACACCGGCATCCATAAGAATCTGTTGCTTTTGTTGTAAAAGTTTCTTTTTAATCGCTAAAATTCTTTTTTGTCTTGATTCATTTTTCTTCATAGTGTTAAATTTCAACACTATAGAATATCAGAAAATGCATTAAGCAGTCAAATTTTTTGCATCATGAGGAGTGTCAAGATTTATGTGTAAATTCATAAGTAGTTCTTCAATATGTTCTATTTGCATAGATATATCAAGATAAAATAATTTTTTATTGAAATAACTTTGCTTTAGTTTTATGAAATCTTTTTTTGTTGTTATCAGTAGCTCTGCATACTTTGATGCTTTTAGAATTTTTTTAATACTACATTTATTATATTGTTTATGGTCAATAAATTGTTGATATCCTGTAATTTTTAAATCAAGACTGGTAAGAAGCTCTAAAAAACTCTGAAAATTTCCAATTCCTGCAAATGCAAAAACTTTCTGTCCTGAAGGTTTTATTTCTTCTCCATCTCCATGTTTAATGCATTTTACTTTCAAGTCAGCAAAATATATGTTTTTAATTCCTGAGTCAGTAAGTTTTTTATAGAGTTCTTCATTTTTTCTTTTTGTGATAAAAACTATATCCGCCTCAATAACTTCGTCAATAGGAGACCTGAGCGGACCAAAAGGAATGAATCTACCGTTTCCAAAGCCTCTGATTCCATCAACTAAAACTATGTTCAGATCTCTGTATAACTTCCAGTGCTGAAATCCGTCATCTATAATAAATATGACTTTATCTGATTGATTAAACCTGAATTCGTTAATGGCGAATAATCCACCATGATATCTATCAATGCTTTTTATCACTCTGAACCCTTCAAGAGCCATCATTAATGGTTCATCACCAACTTCATTAGCAGTATGCTGTTTTGTAACAATCACAGGTTTTTTAATTTTCCCTCTATATCCACGAGTTAAAATTACAGGTTCGTAGCCC encodes:
- the dksA gene encoding RNA polymerase-binding protein DksA encodes the protein MKKNESRQKRILAIKKKLLQQKQQILMDAGVMISNLPSENNLSEIGDIASQEIDRSFLLRLRDRERKLLKKIDKAIEKIDNDTYGICSSCGAEIPIERLEARPVTDLCIDCKTEQEETEKLKET
- the lpxK gene encoding tetraacyldisaccharide 4'-kinase — translated: MNLFEKIYLFCYLRKKEKALKNQKKLPFPVISVGNLTVGGTGKTPFTISLTNELKKKGYEPVILTRGYRGKIKKPVIVTKQHTANEVGDEPLMMALEGFRVIKSIDRYHGGLFAINEFRFNQSDKVIFIIDDGFQHWKLYRDLNIVLVDGIRGFGNGRFIPFGPLRSPIDEVIEADIVFITKRKNEELYKKLTDSGIKNIYFADLKVKCIKHGDGEEIKPSGQKVFAFAGIGNFQSFLELLTSLDLKITGYQQFIDHKQYNKCSIKKILKASKYAELLITTKKDFIKLKQSYFNKKLFYLDISMQIEHIEELLMNLHINLDTPHDAKNLTA